The proteins below come from a single Tissierella sp. MB52-C2 genomic window:
- a CDS encoding ABC transporter substrate-binding protein: MKKSKLKLLSLILVLVLILSACGSGNSKTTDSSNDGINNEEQTTADSIKDLVISKVQTRELETFNVLYSQRAEDSENLTNLLDPLLEVDTYGELVPGIAEEWGTEDGGLTWTFKIRDGVKWVDMNGKEKADLTAEDFATGLEWVLNFHKNDSSNTSMPIEMIKGAEEYYEWTKTLSEGEAKALTAEAGSKFREMVGIEVDGNKLVYKCITEKPYFDTVATYNCLYPLSQKMVDELGGADNVRSMNNENMWYSGAYTMTQYIQGNEKVFTKNPLYWDKEASLFDTITTKMVESLDVAYQLYQSGEIDYVQLTESQVNTISKDPNHQFHNYLVSDVLSKYSYQIHFNFNKNKEDGTPDTNWNTAIANKAFRQAWYHGLNLENYYKRQNALDPYIGENNAYTMKGLVYTSDGTEYTELVRQELGLPEPNGKKMVRLDETKAAELKKQAMEELTALGVTFPVEIDHYVASGNQTVLDTANVLKQIFSEGLGDDFVKFNIKTYVSSIRKEVVDPHLHSIAINGWGADYGDPQNYLGQETYGNDNAYYSANYSYINDITEETEANKELLAAYKEFTKLVEEADAITTDLDARYKAYAKAEAYMLDNALVIPAMYQQMVALAKYDNTSRMNAMFGIQNEKFKNIRTNSKGYTTEEAEALQESHNSGKK, from the coding sequence ATGAAAAAGTCAAAACTTAAATTATTATCATTAATTTTAGTATTAGTCTTAATACTTAGTGCTTGTGGCAGTGGAAATTCAAAGACTACTGATAGTAGTAACGATGGTATTAACAATGAAGAACAAACAACAGCTGATTCTATTAAGGATTTAGTTATATCCAAGGTACAAACTAGAGAATTAGAAACATTCAATGTTTTATATAGCCAAAGGGCTGAGGACTCTGAAAACTTAACTAATTTACTTGATCCGTTATTAGAGGTAGACACATATGGTGAATTAGTTCCAGGAATAGCAGAGGAATGGGGTACAGAAGATGGCGGATTAACTTGGACATTTAAAATTCGTGATGGCGTAAAATGGGTAGATATGAATGGTAAAGAAAAGGCAGACCTTACAGCAGAAGATTTTGCAACAGGACTTGAGTGGGTTCTAAACTTCCACAAAAACGACTCATCAAATACATCAATGCCAATCGAAATGATAAAAGGCGCTGAGGAGTATTATGAGTGGACAAAAACCCTTTCAGAAGGAGAAGCTAAAGCTCTAACAGCAGAAGCTGGTTCAAAATTCCGTGAAATGGTTGGTATAGAAGTAGACGGTAACAAATTAGTTTATAAATGTATAACAGAAAAACCATATTTTGATACAGTAGCAACTTATAACTGTCTATATCCATTATCACAAAAAATGGTTGATGAACTAGGTGGAGCAGACAATGTTAGATCCATGAACAATGAAAATATGTGGTACAGTGGTGCTTATACAATGACACAATATATCCAAGGTAATGAAAAAGTATTTACTAAAAATCCATTATACTGGGATAAAGAAGCAAGTTTATTTGACACAATAACTACAAAAATGGTTGAGTCTCTAGACGTAGCATATCAATTATACCAATCAGGAGAAATTGACTATGTTCAGTTAACAGAGAGTCAAGTAAATACAATAAGTAAGGATCCAAACCACCAATTCCATAACTATTTAGTATCAGACGTATTATCTAAATACTCATATCAAATCCACTTCAACTTTAACAAAAACAAAGAAGATGGAACACCTGATACAAATTGGAATACAGCAATTGCAAATAAGGCATTTAGACAGGCTTGGTACCATGGATTAAATTTAGAAAATTATTATAAGAGACAAAATGCATTAGATCCATATATAGGAGAAAATAATGCCTATACTATGAAAGGCTTAGTATATACTTCAGATGGTACAGAATATACAGAATTAGTTAGACAAGAATTAGGCTTACCTGAACCTAATGGTAAGAAAATGGTAAGATTAGATGAAACAAAAGCAGCAGAGTTAAAGAAACAAGCTATGGAAGAATTAACAGCATTAGGTGTTACTTTCCCAGTGGAAATTGACCATTATGTTGCATCAGGTAACCAAACTGTATTAGATACAGCTAACGTATTAAAACAAATATTCTCAGAAGGCTTAGGAGATGATTTTGTTAAATTCAATATAAAAACTTATGTATCATCAATAAGAAAAGAAGTTGTAGATCCACATCTTCACTCAATAGCAATTAATGGATGGGGCGCAGACTATGGTGATCCACAAAACTATCTAGGACAAGAAACATATGGTAATGACAATGCTTATTATTCAGCAAACTATTCATATATAAATGATATAACAGAAGAGACAGAAGCAAACAAAGAATTACTTGCAGCTTATAAAGAATTTACTAAATTGGTAGAAGAGGCAGATGCTATAACTACTGACTTAGATGCTCGTTATAAGGCGTACGCAAAAGCAGAAGCATATATGCTAGATAACGCACTTGTTATACCAGCTATGTACCAACAAATGGTTGCGCTGGCTAAGTATGATAATACTAGTAGAATGAATGCAATGTTTGGTATACAAAATGAGAAGTTTAAAAACATAAGGACAAATTCCAAGGGATATACTACAGAGGAAGCCGAAGCCCTTCAGGAATCACATAATTCAGGTAAGAAATAG
- a CDS encoding ABC transporter permease, which produces MFKYSVKRLLQSLVTVLLIATIVFLLMRMLPTDYYFTEEQLMKFTETQKNEQLLAAGLLDPMPKQLLNFYGKLARFDFGESRRIQNGVPVVKIISDRFAISMKLGITALGISLVTGVTMGMMQSRFKDKLGDHIGTAYTIFANAVPPLVSYSLVLIFGTRLLKLPSMYSTRNPGPSSILPVICLCISSIAWWALWTRRYMVDEINKDYIKLARIKGMSTKKIMGKHVLRNAFVPLAQYLPMSFLTTITGSILVERFFSVPGMGPLLVDSINRYDLNVVQTVTVLYAALGILGVFFGDILMMLIDPRITLTSEGGSR; this is translated from the coding sequence ATGTTTAAATATAGTGTAAAAAGACTGTTACAATCTCTTGTAACAGTCTTACTAATAGCAACAATAGTATTTTTGCTTATGAGAATGCTTCCAACTGATTACTATTTTACTGAAGAACAGTTGATGAAATTTACAGAAACGCAAAAAAATGAGCAGTTATTAGCTGCAGGATTACTAGATCCTATGCCGAAGCAATTATTAAACTTTTATGGAAAATTAGCTCGTTTTGATTTTGGGGAATCCCGAAGAATTCAAAATGGAGTACCAGTAGTTAAAATCATATCAGATAGATTTGCCATATCTATGAAATTAGGAATTACAGCACTAGGTATTTCATTAGTTACTGGAGTTACAATGGGTATGATGCAATCAAGGTTTAAAGATAAATTGGGAGATCATATTGGTACAGCCTATACTATTTTTGCCAATGCGGTACCGCCTTTGGTATCATATTCATTAGTCTTAATATTTGGTACAAGACTATTAAAATTACCATCTATGTATTCCACAAGAAATCCAGGGCCATCAAGTATATTACCAGTTATATGTTTATGTATAAGTAGTATTGCATGGTGGGCACTATGGACTAGAAGATATATGGTAGATGAAATAAATAAAGATTATATAAAACTAGCAAGAATAAAAGGAATGTCTACTAAAAAGATAATGGGCAAACATGTACTTAGAAATGCATTTGTACCATTAGCTCAGTATTTACCAATGTCATTCCTAACAACTATAACTGGTTCAATTCTTGTAGAACGTTTTTTCTCTGTTCCTGGAATGGGTCCTTTACTAGTTGACTCAATAAACAGATACGATTTAAATGTTGTTCAAACAGTAACAGTTTTATATGCGGCACTAGGTATACTAGGTGTATTCTTTGGAGATATACTTATGATGTTAATCGACCCAAGAATTACACTTACTAGTGAAGGAGGTTCTAGATAA
- a CDS encoding ABC transporter permease, protein MTAHNKTLDENIINEDELFYFVEYSPEAAEKIGYSDYSYWKSVFQNFLKKKSAVVLSFIFFALVIFSFIALKIGKYDYATLVPDTTKGFISPNSEYWFGTDNLGRDYWSQVWYASQISIKLALIVGIGECILGVIIGCLWGYVKKLDRFFTELYNLIYNVPSIIYLTLIALTIGQSFRIMATSLIAFGWLVMARNVRNLVMIHRDREYNLASRSLGTPTWRILLKNILPQLISVIILRLALSIPQTIATESMLSYLGLGLDINTPSLGILLRNSRTFFLDYPYLLAFPAVIVSIISITFYLLGNAFSDASDPRNHV, encoded by the coding sequence ATGACTGCTCATAATAAAACATTAGATGAAAACATAATAAACGAGGACGAACTTTTTTACTTTGTAGAGTACTCTCCAGAAGCCGCAGAAAAGATTGGCTACTCAGACTATTCTTATTGGAAGTCTGTATTTCAAAACTTTTTAAAGAAAAAATCAGCAGTAGTATTAAGTTTTATATTCTTTGCACTGGTAATATTCTCATTCATAGCCTTAAAAATAGGCAAATATGATTATGCAACCTTAGTTCCAGATACTACAAAAGGATTTATTAGTCCAAACTCTGAGTATTGGTTTGGAACAGATAACTTAGGTCGTGACTATTGGTCTCAAGTTTGGTACGCTTCTCAGATATCTATTAAACTAGCTTTAATAGTTGGTATAGGAGAATGTATATTAGGGGTTATTATAGGATGCTTATGGGGCTATGTTAAAAAGCTAGATAGGTTTTTTACAGAGTTATATAATTTAATATATAATGTGCCGAGTATAATATATTTAACCTTAATTGCACTTACAATAGGTCAAAGTTTTCGAATCATGGCAACATCCCTTATTGCCTTTGGCTGGTTAGTAATGGCAAGAAACGTAAGGAACTTAGTTATGATTCATAGAGATAGAGAGTATAACCTTGCATCTAGATCATTAGGTACACCTACTTGGAGAATTTTATTAAAAAATATTTTACCACAATTAATAAGTGTTATTATATTAAGATTAGCACTTTCAATACCGCAAACAATTGCCACAGAATCAATGTTATCATACTTGGGACTAGGCCTTGATATAAATACACCTTCATTAGGTATATTACTTAGAAATTCAAGAACATTCTTCTTGGATTATCCATATTTATTGGCATTCCCAGCGGTTATTGTATCTATTATTTCTATAACATTCTATCTTTTAGGAAATGCATTTTCTGATGCATCAGATCCTAGGAATCATGTATAA
- a CDS encoding ABC transporter ATP-binding protein — protein sequence MAKKPILSVKDMEIQFSLRGQKLKAIRNCSLDLYEGETLAIVGESGSGKSVFTKSFVGMLDANGSVTNGSIMYKGKDISKYKTEKEWLSIRGKQIAMVMQDPMTSLNPLKVVGKQIQESIELHQGLKGEDAKKIAINMLDKVGIDDPERRYNQYPHEFSGGMRQRVVIAIAVACLPQILICDEPTTALDVTIQAQILDLIRSLQREFNMTVIYITHDLGVVANVAERVAVMYAGQIVEYGLINEIFYNAWHPYTWALLSSLPQLTVKGEALPSIEGTPPNLFHEIKGDAFAPRNKRALAIDFVKEPPFFSISETHKAKTWYLDPRSPRIEQPDTIKRLRAHSHNVGRS from the coding sequence ATGGCAAAAAAACCAATTTTATCCGTAAAAGATATGGAAATTCAATTTAGCCTACGTGGACAAAAATTAAAGGCAATCCGTAACTGTTCTCTAGATTTATATGAGGGTGAAACATTAGCAATTGTAGGAGAATCAGGTTCGGGAAAATCCGTATTTACAAAATCCTTTGTAGGTATGTTAGATGCCAATGGTAGTGTTACTAATGGGTCTATTATGTATAAAGGAAAAGATATTTCAAAATATAAGACAGAAAAAGAATGGCTTAGTATTAGAGGTAAACAAATAGCTATGGTAATGCAAGACCCTATGACTTCCCTTAATCCATTAAAGGTTGTAGGAAAGCAGATTCAGGAAAGTATAGAGTTGCATCAAGGTTTAAAGGGAGAAGATGCTAAAAAAATTGCAATTAATATGCTGGACAAAGTAGGAATTGATGATCCAGAGCGTCGTTATAATCAGTATCCACATGAATTTTCAGGTGGTATGAGACAGCGTGTAGTTATTGCTATAGCAGTAGCTTGTCTTCCCCAAATATTAATTTGTGATGAGCCAACAACGGCTTTAGACGTTACAATTCAAGCGCAAATATTAGATTTGATTCGTAGTTTACAAAGAGAATTCAATATGACAGTTATATATATAACTCATGACTTAGGCGTTGTAGCCAACGTGGCTGAACGTGTAGCAGTTATGTATGCTGGCCAAATAGTAGAATATGGACTTATAAATGAAATATTTTATAATGCATGGCATCCATATACTTGGGCATTATTGTCTTCACTTCCCCAGTTAACTGTGAAAGGAGAAGCACTTCCATCTATAGAGGGTACCCCACCAAATTTATTCCATGAAATAAAAGGTGATGCATTTGCTCCTCGTAATAAAAGAGCATTAGCAATAGATTTTGTAAAAGAACCACCATTCTTTAGTATATCCGAAACTCACAAGGCGAAAACTTGGTATCTAGATCCAAGATCTCCAAGGATAGAACAGCCAGATACTATTAAAAGATTACGTGCTCATAGTCATAATGTAGGGAGGAGTTAA